From a region of the Thermodesulfovibrionales bacterium genome:
- the tsaB gene encoding tRNA (adenosine(37)-N6)-threonylcarbamoyltransferase complex dimerization subunit type 1 TsaB, producing the protein MRILAIETSTMLGGVAIMDDSDGLITEMRLNIRTTYSERLMTGISLALKQAGMRIGDIDVFGVSIGPGSFTGLRIGLSTIKGFSYATGKPVVSVPTLEAFVWNFPFSRFPVCIMLDARKKEVYAALFRWKDSGFERIMEERSIKPSELAETLKEPVIFAGEGAAIYRDNLVQAAGENALFPAPQMMAPSPSHVAYLGLRKAERHDFSDPVSLVPLYVRKSEAEMKIQPNS; encoded by the coding sequence ATGAGGATACTCGCTATCGAGACATCGACAATGCTTGGCGGCGTGGCGATCATGGACGACTCCGACGGCCTGATCACCGAGATGAGGCTAAACATAAGAACGACCTATTCTGAACGGCTCATGACGGGAATAAGCCTGGCCTTGAAACAGGCAGGCATGAGGATAGGGGATATCGATGTATTCGGAGTCTCCATAGGACCCGGTTCCTTTACGGGACTGAGAATCGGGTTGAGCACCATAAAGGGTTTTTCTTACGCGACCGGCAAACCCGTGGTTTCTGTTCCCACCCTCGAGGCCTTTGTCTGGAATTTCCCCTTCAGCCGGTTTCCCGTCTGCATTATGCTCGACGCCAGAAAAAAGGAAGTCTACGCCGCTCTTTTTCGATGGAAGGATAGCGGTTTCGAGAGAATCATGGAGGAAAGATCTATTAAACCTTCCGAGCTTGCCGAGACACTGAAGGAGCCTGTTATATTTGCCGGTGAGGGCGCTGCAATTTACAGAGATAATCTCGTGCAGGCTGCCGGAGAGAATGCGTTATTCCCCGCTCCTCAGATGATGGCGCCTTCTCCTTCCCATGTGGCGTATCTCGGACTGCGGAAGGCGGAGCGCCATGATTTTTCGGACCCCGTAAGCCTTGTCCCCCTCTATGTGCGGAAGTCCGAGGCGGAAATGAAGATTCAACCGAATTCATGA
- the rimI gene encoding ribosomal protein S18-alanine N-acetyltransferase — MRQIRVREMREEDIPEVIRIERSSFSTPWSETSFLNEIHKSRSIAKVAELHEAVVGYICAEQILDEGHILNLATDPNHRGIGIANTLVGDVVSELRKKACRFLYLDVRASNSIAKGFYEGLGFRVIGVRKKYYVAPHEDGVIMVLEL, encoded by the coding sequence ATGAGGCAGATCCGCGTAAGGGAGATGCGTGAAGAGGATATCCCCGAGGTAATCAGGATTGAGCGGAGCTCTTTCTCGACCCCCTGGTCGGAGACGTCCTTTCTCAATGAGATTCATAAGTCACGTTCCATCGCGAAGGTTGCGGAATTGCATGAGGCGGTGGTCGGTTATATATGCGCTGAGCAAATACTCGACGAAGGCCATATCCTCAATCTCGCCACCGATCCCAATCATAGGGGAATCGGCATCGCCAACACGCTTGTTGGGGATGTCGTCTCCGAACTCAGGAAGAAGGCGTGCCGGTTCCTGTATCTCGACGTGAGGGCCTCGAATAGCATCGCCAAGGGATTCTACGAGGGTCTCGGCTTCAGGGTTATCGGCGTGCGGAAGAAGTATTATGTGGCACCGCATGAGGATGGAGTAATCATGGTGCTTGAGCTCTAG